One Alteromonas sp. KC3 DNA segment encodes these proteins:
- a CDS encoding divergent polysaccharide deacetylase family protein codes for MRLRLIITSLLCVLSGLLCHAATAKSDIIIILDDLGYRPSDVAAFSLPKEITFSILPQTPLASDIAKRAEQEGRAVMLHMPMQSQKDLNMGPLGLSTDMYAGAITHTLRRAIKSVPNAIGVNNHMGSAFTGQEEAMETLMKEIKRQGLFFVDSRTTVLTKGEQVASRLGVPSVSRQVFLDHELSDEFLLRQFNRMKRIAKKKGQVVVIGHPHPQTIAFLQKHLPALESEGFNLISVADYFAPSQALAATGLPDLSASAPNE; via the coding sequence ATGCGTTTGCGTCTTATAATAACAAGTCTGCTGTGTGTGCTAAGCGGGCTACTTTGCCACGCAGCAACGGCAAAGTCTGACATCATCATTATATTAGACGACCTTGGTTACAGGCCGTCCGACGTCGCTGCTTTCTCTCTTCCTAAAGAAATTACTTTTTCGATATTGCCTCAAACACCACTGGCCAGTGATATCGCCAAACGCGCAGAGCAAGAAGGACGCGCGGTTATGTTACACATGCCCATGCAGTCGCAAAAGGATCTCAATATGGGGCCGCTAGGTCTATCGACTGACATGTATGCTGGTGCGATAACACATACCTTGCGCCGAGCAATAAAAAGTGTGCCTAACGCCATTGGCGTAAACAATCATATGGGCAGCGCATTTACCGGCCAAGAAGAGGCAATGGAAACATTGATGAAAGAGATAAAGCGACAAGGTCTCTTTTTTGTCGATAGTCGCACGACGGTGTTAACCAAAGGCGAGCAAGTCGCTTCACGTCTTGGTGTACCAAGCGTCAGTCGCCAGGTATTTCTTGATCACGAACTCAGTGACGAATTTCTACTACGGCAATTCAATCGCATGAAGCGGATTGCCAAGAAAAAAGGGCAAGTGGTGGTGATTGGTCACCCCCATCCACAAACTATTGCATTTCTGCAAAAACATTTACCTGCACTTGAAAGTGAAGGTTTCAACCTCATTTCTGTTGCCGATTACTTCGCACCATCACAGGCATTAGCCGCAACTGGGTTACCGGATTTATCGGCGTCTGCACCTAATGAGTGA
- a CDS encoding MerC domain-containing protein, with protein sequence MNPIEENPTKLDKLGIWVSSLCALHCLALPVLIPLLPLIGSSFFAQVWFERTILTFSILVGAVALLSGALRYHGKFYPLGLLFSGGAIYWFKDIFGHEYEPFTIAIGAMLIVAGHWVNMRLCRQCKCCKNTVFTEHLSTEFK encoded by the coding sequence ATGAATCCAATTGAAGAGAATCCAACAAAACTAGACAAACTTGGCATCTGGGTGTCGAGCTTGTGTGCGTTGCATTGTCTTGCATTACCTGTGCTAATACCGTTACTACCACTTATCGGTTCCAGCTTTTTTGCGCAAGTGTGGTTCGAACGTACCATTTTAACGTTTTCAATTCTTGTCGGTGCAGTTGCGTTGTTAAGCGGTGCATTGCGTTATCACGGTAAATTTTATCCGCTAGGGCTGCTATTTAGTGGCGGCGCAATCTATTGGTTTAAAGATATTTTTGGCCATGAGTATGAACCCTTTACCATTGCCATTGGTGCAATGCTGATTGTGGCTGGGCATTGGGTGAATATGCGCCTTTGCCGTCAATGTAAATGCTGTAAAAACACCGTTTTTACTGAACACCTCTCAACAGAGTTTAAGTAG
- a CDS encoding glycerophosphodiester phosphodiesterase — protein sequence MRIYAHRGASKQAPENSLKAFKLAFEQAADGIEFDVYQHDSGIIVFHDRTLVRRANVKGYLLETPFSELSTLDIGEGERIPTLIDTLNTVPPTKWCNIEIKHLVDVKRWVEDVKKAVNASNVNVSNLLVSSFNHHWLKAIKVLWPEVKIGALSASYELDCTASARALNAYSVNIALDAVDKSFVETVLNAGFNVYVYTVDEPKDMLMLAKWGVTGIFTNVPDIARQILKANSENRESNEE from the coding sequence ATGCGTATTTATGCTCACCGCGGTGCCAGTAAACAAGCACCCGAGAACTCGCTAAAAGCGTTTAAACTTGCCTTTGAGCAAGCCGCTGATGGTATAGAGTTTGACGTTTATCAGCACGATAGCGGGATTATCGTATTTCACGATAGAACCCTTGTGCGCAGGGCAAACGTTAAGGGCTACTTACTTGAGACTCCCTTCAGCGAATTGTCTACTTTGGATATTGGTGAGGGAGAGCGCATACCTACTCTTATTGACACCCTTAACACGGTGCCACCAACAAAGTGGTGCAACATCGAAATAAAGCACTTGGTTGATGTAAAACGCTGGGTTGAAGATGTAAAAAAAGCGGTGAATGCCAGCAACGTCAATGTGAGCAATCTACTGGTATCATCATTTAATCACCACTGGCTAAAAGCAATCAAAGTGCTGTGGCCTGAGGTTAAAATTGGCGCGCTGTCGGCAAGTTATGAACTAGATTGCACAGCCAGTGCTCGCGCGCTAAATGCCTACTCTGTCAATATTGCGTTAGATGCCGTTGATAAGTCGTTTGTTGAAACTGTTCTTAATGCAGGGTTTAACGTGTACGTTTATACCGTTGATGAACCTAAAGACATGCTCATGTTAGCAAAATGGGGAGTAACAGGTATTTTTACGAATGTGCCTGATATAGCCAGACAAATATTAAAAGCCAACAGCGAGAACCGAGAATCTAACGAAGAGTAA
- a CDS encoding DMT family transporter has product MDAVKKSLISLHLTVILLGGTALFSKLVPLSAADITLVRSVFACIALFAFLKLARNKITLNSKKDYTVAVGLGVLMALHWVTYFAAMQYAGVSVGMIALFTFPVITVLIEPFFERVRLVWQDIVSTLTVIFGVYLIVPETSLENDVTLGVLIGIASAVLYSFRNLIHRKHFKHYSGAQAMAWQTLVIALILLPFGSESITNASTDAWLMLLLLGTVFTALPHALIAASLRHLRAKTFSLIACMQPLYGVFLAILLLDETPTISALVGGVLITSASVYETLNTHKLHNNASD; this is encoded by the coding sequence ATGGATGCTGTTAAAAAAAGCCTTATATCGCTTCACTTAACGGTGATTTTACTTGGTGGCACGGCGCTTTTCTCAAAGCTTGTGCCATTAAGTGCAGCCGACATCACGCTCGTACGCTCTGTATTTGCTTGCATTGCGTTGTTTGCTTTTCTTAAACTTGCCAGAAACAAAATTACGCTTAATTCCAAGAAAGACTACACCGTAGCAGTGGGATTAGGCGTATTAATGGCGCTTCATTGGGTCACCTACTTTGCCGCCATGCAATATGCAGGCGTATCTGTGGGCATGATAGCGCTATTTACCTTTCCTGTTATTACCGTGCTGATTGAGCCGTTTTTTGAGCGTGTACGCCTTGTTTGGCAAGACATAGTCTCAACACTAACCGTTATTTTCGGTGTGTATTTAATTGTGCCGGAAACGTCTTTGGAAAATGACGTTACCCTTGGGGTGCTTATCGGTATTGCATCTGCCGTGTTGTACTCATTTCGAAATCTCATACATCGCAAGCATTTTAAACACTACAGCGGCGCGCAAGCGATGGCGTGGCAGACCCTTGTGATCGCACTTATCTTGCTTCCCTTTGGTAGCGAAAGTATTACTAACGCTTCCACCGATGCTTGGTTAATGCTGTTACTTTTAGGTACCGTTTTTACTGCACTACCTCATGCATTAATTGCGGCGAGCCTTCGCCATTTGCGCGCAAAAACCTTTTCGCTTATCGCCTGCATGCAACCTTTGTATGGCGTGTTTTTAGCTATTCTGTTACTTGATGAAACTCCCACAATCAGTGCGTTAGTGGGCGGTGTGTTAATTACTTCAGCGTCGGTATATGAAACGCTTAACACGCACAAACTCCATAATAATGCCTCAGACTAA
- the asd gene encoding archaetidylserine decarboxylase (Phosphatidylserine decarboxylase is synthesized as a single chain precursor. Generation of the pyruvoyl active site from a Ser is coupled to cleavage of a Gly-Ser bond between the larger (beta) and smaller (alpha chains). It is an integral membrane protein.) yields the protein MLDWLKVNLQYVTPKHLLSRLVGKLAEAEMGSVTTFFIKTFIKQYNVDMTEALYEDPTHYRSFNAFFTRPLKPDARSIDDNDNVLIHAVDGTVSQFGDINSDSIFQAKGHDFSLTTLLGGKPEIAAPFKNGKFATIYLAPRDYHRIHMPIEGTLTDMIYVPGELFSVNPLTAQNIPGLFARNERVVALFDTPVGKMAMVLVGATIVASIETVWSGTVTPPAGKNVQHWSYEKDSEAAVKLEKGAELGRFKLGSTIVVCFEKDMIEFEDMAPGMVTRLGVPMANMRNGSDDTEADALSKEDSAEDANS from the coding sequence GTGTTAGATTGGCTTAAAGTTAATTTACAGTACGTCACCCCAAAGCATTTGCTGTCGCGTCTTGTTGGCAAGCTTGCTGAAGCTGAAATGGGCAGCGTTACCACCTTTTTTATTAAGACGTTTATTAAACAGTACAACGTCGATATGACCGAAGCGCTGTACGAAGACCCTACGCATTACCGCAGCTTTAATGCATTTTTTACGCGCCCTTTAAAACCAGATGCGCGTAGTATTGATGACAATGACAATGTGCTTATTCATGCTGTAGATGGCACGGTAAGCCAGTTTGGTGACATTAACAGCGACAGTATTTTTCAGGCAAAAGGTCATGATTTCAGCCTGACTACTTTATTAGGCGGCAAGCCTGAAATTGCAGCGCCGTTTAAAAACGGTAAGTTCGCAACCATCTACCTTGCCCCACGCGATTACCACCGTATTCACATGCCGATTGAAGGCACGCTTACCGATATGATTTATGTGCCAGGCGAACTGTTTTCAGTAAATCCGCTAACAGCACAAAACATTCCGGGCCTTTTCGCACGTAACGAGCGTGTGGTTGCACTTTTCGATACGCCAGTGGGTAAAATGGCCATGGTACTTGTTGGTGCCACCATTGTTGCAAGTATTGAAACCGTCTGGTCTGGAACGGTTACGCCGCCAGCAGGCAAAAACGTGCAGCATTGGTCTTACGAAAAAGACAGTGAAGCGGCAGTTAAACTTGAGAAGGGCGCGGAACTTGGACGTTTCAAGCTTGGCTCAACCATTGTTGTGTGCTTTGAAAAAGACATGATTGAGTTTGAAGACATGGCGCCTGGCATGGTGACGAGACTGGGTGTCCCAATGGCAAATATGCGCAATGGTTCTGATGATACTGAGGCAGACGCTCTGTCAAAAGAAGACTCGGCAGAGGACGCTAACAGCTAA
- the rsgA gene encoding small ribosomal subunit biogenesis GTPase RsgA gives MAKKPKLTQRQKRQVAANRSKRLREKHASKGAVNLDESALESGTVTGRFGKHADVEDAQGVISRCHIRRTVDSVVCGDKVLFSKGDDAESGVSGVIEIVKDRHSVLTRPDYYDGIKPIAANIDRIIVVSAILPSLSLNIIDRYLVACEDIGITPLIVLNKVELLSDDERETVKGQLKTYEALGYEVLFTSCKTGEGIDALNDYLNDNISVFVGQSGVGKSSLINQVLPDADELTGEISDNSGLGQHTTTAAKLLHLPAGGDLIDSPGVREFGLWHIPTERITWGFKEFRDYLGGCKFRDCKHLNDPGCLLREAVEEGKISAERFESYHRILTTMEEQRPSHSQPPGA, from the coding sequence GTGGCGAAAAAACCAAAACTTACACAACGACAAAAACGCCAAGTTGCGGCAAATAGAAGCAAGCGCTTGCGTGAGAAACACGCATCGAAAGGTGCGGTAAACCTTGACGAAAGCGCACTTGAAAGTGGCACGGTTACAGGCCGCTTTGGTAAACATGCTGACGTTGAAGACGCCCAAGGCGTTATATCTCGCTGCCATATTCGTCGTACTGTTGACTCTGTAGTATGTGGTGACAAGGTTCTTTTTAGTAAAGGCGATGATGCGGAGTCTGGCGTAAGTGGCGTTATCGAAATTGTAAAAGACAGACATTCTGTGCTGACTCGCCCAGACTACTACGACGGCATTAAGCCTATTGCTGCCAATATTGACCGCATTATTGTTGTAAGCGCCATACTTCCTTCATTGTCTTTAAATATTATCGACCGTTACCTAGTAGCTTGTGAAGATATTGGTATTACCCCACTTATTGTCTTAAACAAAGTGGAGCTTTTAAGTGACGATGAACGGGAAACCGTTAAGGGCCAACTAAAAACGTATGAAGCGTTAGGCTATGAAGTGCTCTTCACTAGCTGTAAAACGGGCGAAGGCATTGATGCGTTAAACGATTATCTTAACGACAACATCAGTGTTTTTGTTGGTCAATCGGGCGTAGGAAAATCTAGCTTAATTAACCAAGTGCTACCTGACGCTGATGAATTAACCGGGGAAATTTCTGATAACTCGGGCCTTGGCCAACACACCACAACAGCCGCAAAACTATTGCACCTTCCGGCGGGCGGCGATTTAATCGACTCACCAGGGGTGCGCGAATTTGGCCTGTGGCATATTCCTACCGAGCGTATTACTTGGGGTTTCAAAGAGTTTAGGGATTATCTTGGCGGCTGTAAGTTCAGAGACTGTAAGCACCTTAACGACCCTGGCTGTTTGCTAAGAGAAGCTGTTGAAGAAGGTAAAATCAGCGCCGAGCGATTTGAAAGCTACCATAGAATTCTTACAACAATGGAAGAGCAACGCCCTAGCCATAGCCAACCACCTGGCGCGTAG
- the orn gene encoding oligoribonuclease, with the protein MSKHDSNLVWIDMEMTGLDPETCVVMEIATIVTDAQLNILAEGPVIAVHQPDSVLDNMDEWCTRVHGESGLTDRCRASTVNEAQAAQQTIAFLEQWVDAGKSPLCGNTIGQDRRFMVKYMPELEEYFHYRSIDVSTIKELTKRWKPEILDGFKKKGVHLALDDIRESIEEMRYYREKVFTI; encoded by the coding sequence ATGAGTAAACACGATAGCAATCTAGTGTGGATTGACATGGAAATGACCGGGCTTGACCCAGAAACTTGTGTAGTGATGGAAATAGCCACCATAGTGACTGATGCACAGCTGAATATTTTAGCCGAAGGCCCTGTAATTGCGGTGCATCAACCGGACAGTGTATTAGACAATATGGATGAATGGTGCACACGAGTACACGGAGAAAGTGGGTTAACTGACCGCTGTAGAGCAAGCACCGTTAATGAGGCGCAGGCCGCTCAACAGACCATCGCATTTTTGGAGCAATGGGTTGATGCCGGTAAATCACCGCTTTGTGGTAATACAATAGGGCAAGACCGACGCTTTATGGTGAAATACATGCCAGAGCTTGAGGAATACTTTCATTACCGCAGCATCGACGTAAGTACAATTAAAGAACTCACAAAGCGCTGGAAACCAGAAATTCTAGATGGATTTAAAAAGAAAGGCGTGCATTTGGCGCTTGATGATATTCGCGAGTCTATTGAAGAAATGCGCTATTATCGTGAGAAAGTGTTTACGATTTAA
- a CDS encoding TonB-dependent receptor — MYKKSAPFHFSAIAGAVLAACAGPNVYAQTVEIDEKQIETVEVTATRRSGTLQEVPINISALTSDVLDQQNIEDLDAVARWVPGLTVTDQGGRNDSPIIVRGLNTNSSGPGSNGGTVATYFGDIPLFLNMRLIDVDRVEVLIGPQGTLYGAGTLGGAIRYIPKNVDLEFMSGEVTGDLFSVGESDEAGGESSIVFNAPIIEGELGVRASVNYFSNPGFLDYNYVVREAGVSLPDPDWSDEDAVNNNLKRVEDANGEDTLTGRIALRWAPNDWFDGTLTYFYQKQEVEGRSITHYDALSSENPLSEVIGKYESAYRYEEPRDKEDELLSLEMKADLGFAELVSATGLSNFEANGQRDQTDLLIRLDYSYEEFPAFSAYTEEVSEREVFTQELRLVSQTAGPLSWIVGGFYYDLESEGFSKEFTPNFDKYAIEVWGVDGNYRPDAVEYFSVDESEVTEKALFGEVSYEITDDWDVTLGLRAYEYDVYSRSAVDLPLYNSVFEGRASDSIVLDYGETEANDSGTLFKFNTSYQFTNSTMGYLTVSEGFRIGGANGVAACPDNVDELNNQIVCALEEEQLYEADTTKNYELGVKTSFFRNKLQLNTALFFVDWQDPQVSGATINGQQPITVNAEGAESKGAEFSMRAIIGDNITTYATYAYTKAELTADAPYLFGVFDEQGTALQDYYDGKDGDRLPGTAEHQFSFGVTYSQEVFDDKMLNVNYGITAQSDVYTTVGLRQDGEALPGYAVSNLNATISDEEWSVTLYIDNLFDKYAFTSTRRNVGDIGLGQFSETLQPNGIELQRNYGHYVLTPRTIGLMFKYQFGL; from the coding sequence ATGTATAAGAAAAGTGCTCCTTTTCATTTTTCTGCTATCGCTGGTGCCGTGCTTGCGGCTTGCGCTGGCCCGAACGTGTATGCACAAACTGTTGAAATAGACGAAAAGCAAATTGAAACCGTTGAAGTTACTGCAACGCGTCGAAGCGGCACACTACAAGAAGTGCCTATCAATATTTCAGCATTAACCTCTGACGTACTCGATCAACAAAACATCGAAGATCTAGACGCCGTTGCGCGTTGGGTACCTGGTCTTACGGTTACAGACCAAGGTGGACGTAACGACTCGCCAATTATTGTTAGAGGCCTTAACACTAACTCTTCTGGTCCAGGTTCAAATGGTGGAACAGTTGCAACGTACTTTGGCGATATCCCACTGTTTTTGAATATGCGCCTTATTGACGTAGATCGCGTCGAAGTACTTATTGGTCCTCAGGGCACGCTTTATGGTGCCGGTACACTTGGTGGCGCAATTCGCTATATCCCCAAAAATGTTGACCTAGAATTTATGTCAGGTGAAGTGACTGGCGACCTATTTAGCGTAGGTGAAAGCGACGAAGCTGGCGGCGAGAGCAGCATTGTCTTTAACGCGCCTATTATTGAAGGCGAGTTAGGTGTTCGTGCGTCGGTGAATTACTTTAGTAACCCCGGTTTCTTGGACTACAACTATGTAGTGAGAGAAGCGGGCGTATCATTGCCTGACCCAGACTGGTCTGATGAAGACGCTGTTAACAACAATTTGAAACGTGTTGAAGATGCAAATGGTGAAGACACGCTTACTGGTCGTATTGCTCTTCGCTGGGCACCGAATGACTGGTTCGATGGTACTTTAACTTATTTCTATCAAAAACAAGAAGTTGAAGGCCGTTCAATTACGCACTATGACGCGTTGTCGTCAGAGAACCCGTTAAGCGAAGTAATCGGTAAGTATGAGTCTGCTTATCGTTATGAAGAGCCACGCGACAAAGAAGATGAGTTGCTAAGCTTAGAGATGAAAGCCGATCTAGGTTTTGCTGAGTTAGTATCAGCAACCGGTCTTTCTAACTTCGAAGCCAACGGTCAGCGCGATCAAACCGACCTACTTATTCGTTTAGATTATAGCTACGAAGAATTTCCAGCTTTTTCAGCCTATACAGAAGAAGTATCAGAGCGCGAAGTATTTACTCAAGAGCTACGTTTAGTTTCTCAAACCGCAGGTCCACTGTCGTGGATTGTGGGAGGCTTCTACTATGATCTAGAGAGTGAAGGCTTCAGTAAGGAATTTACGCCAAACTTTGATAAGTATGCCATTGAAGTGTGGGGAGTTGATGGAAACTATCGTCCTGATGCGGTCGAATATTTTTCTGTAGATGAATCTGAAGTTACAGAGAAAGCCTTATTCGGTGAAGTGTCGTATGAAATTACCGATGATTGGGATGTTACGCTAGGTTTGCGTGCTTATGAATACGACGTGTACTCGCGCTCAGCAGTCGATTTACCACTGTACAATTCAGTCTTTGAAGGCAGAGCCTCTGACTCTATCGTACTTGACTATGGTGAGACAGAAGCAAACGACAGTGGCACGCTCTTCAAATTCAACACTAGCTATCAATTCACTAACAGTACCATGGGTTACCTAACAGTAAGTGAAGGTTTCAGAATTGGTGGTGCCAACGGTGTTGCTGCTTGCCCAGATAATGTCGATGAATTAAATAACCAAATTGTATGTGCCCTTGAAGAAGAGCAATTGTACGAAGCGGATACAACCAAAAACTACGAGTTAGGTGTGAAAACCAGTTTCTTTAGAAACAAATTACAACTTAACACTGCGTTGTTTTTCGTAGACTGGCAAGACCCACAAGTGTCGGGTGCTACCATTAATGGCCAGCAGCCAATTACTGTAAACGCAGAAGGTGCGGAGTCTAAAGGCGCCGAGTTCTCGATGCGCGCTATTATTGGTGACAATATTACGACGTATGCTACTTATGCTTATACCAAAGCTGAACTAACGGCAGATGCACCTTACTTGTTTGGTGTGTTTGATGAGCAGGGCACTGCACTTCAAGATTACTACGACGGTAAAGATGGCGATCGCTTACCGGGTACAGCTGAACACCAGTTCTCTTTCGGTGTAACCTATAGCCAAGAAGTGTTCGACGATAAAATGTTGAATGTTAACTACGGTATTACTGCTCAGAGCGACGTGTATACCACGGTAGGTCTGCGTCAAGATGGCGAAGCATTACCGGGTTATGCAGTAAGTAACCTAAACGCCACTATTTCAGATGAAGAGTGGTCGGTAACCTTGTACATCGACAACCTATTCGACAAGTATGCGTTTACTTCAACTCGCCGTAACGTAGGCGATATAGGTTTAGGCCAATTTAGCGAAACGCTTCAACCGAACGGTATTGAGCTTCAGCGTAATTACGGCCACTATGTGTTGACCCCGCGTACTATAGGCTTGATGTTTAAGTATCAATTCGGTCTGTAG
- a CDS encoding tetratricopeptide repeat-containing sulfotransferase family protein: MNSTHPRLDDAAKYLSQRDYQRAHQCCVDVIQQSGPHAHAYFLLGIIHVEIGQVEKAIALFNKSNSIEKRAITYAYLAKCYALKGDMRQALQCVENAPVDALSRALDLDTVGVSLSRVGLHDKAANYFEKALELAPDNAQFNYNFAVSAKFAGHFNVARKHFERAITLAPDFYQAHFALSDLGGVNKESNHLARLNGLAEKVKDNAEGRLHIGHALAKEFEAIKDYDNAYKALAHAKVPHRQRSLSALKDYRSIFAQLHQYLDTTTASSNESSDAPIFVVGMPRSGTTLVERILSHHSKVASGGELQDFGVAVKQVTGTNSQRVLDTPTIVSAYESDLGAIGKTYIERTQFLRQGSEHLVDKLPFNFFYIDLIRRALPNAKIICLMRNPMDTCVGNFRQLFSINSPYYAYAYDLDVIGQLYLEFKHWVSTFEQRYPDSIRLQTYEDLAHNPQVEVKALLDFCNLPWEEQCLEVENNNLPVSTASKVQVREPINTRSIGRWKHYQEHTASLQTVLGIK; encoded by the coding sequence ATGAACTCAACGCATCCCCGTCTTGACGACGCCGCCAAATATCTTTCTCAACGTGATTATCAGCGTGCCCATCAGTGCTGTGTCGACGTTATACAGCAAAGTGGTCCACATGCTCATGCTTACTTTTTGTTAGGTATCATTCATGTCGAAATCGGACAAGTTGAAAAAGCCATAGCGCTATTTAATAAATCAAACAGCATAGAGAAACGAGCAATAACCTACGCCTATCTAGCCAAGTGCTATGCGTTAAAAGGTGATATGCGTCAAGCGCTACAATGTGTCGAGAATGCCCCTGTTGATGCGTTATCTCGAGCCCTTGATTTAGACACTGTAGGTGTGTCGCTATCTCGTGTGGGTTTACACGACAAAGCCGCCAATTATTTCGAAAAAGCCCTTGAGTTGGCACCTGATAACGCGCAGTTCAATTATAACTTTGCAGTAAGCGCGAAATTTGCGGGCCATTTTAATGTTGCAAGAAAACACTTTGAGCGTGCGATTACGCTCGCGCCAGATTTTTACCAAGCGCATTTTGCACTCTCTGATTTAGGTGGGGTAAATAAAGAAAGTAACCATTTAGCGCGATTGAATGGTCTTGCCGAAAAGGTTAAAGATAACGCTGAAGGGAGACTTCATATTGGCCACGCGCTGGCAAAAGAGTTTGAAGCAATCAAAGACTATGATAACGCCTATAAGGCACTTGCCCATGCTAAAGTGCCACACCGTCAACGAAGTTTAAGCGCATTAAAAGATTACAGGTCTATATTTGCCCAGTTGCATCAATACCTTGATACAACCACTGCCTCTAGCAATGAAAGTAGCGACGCTCCTATTTTCGTAGTGGGTATGCCAAGAAGTGGCACCACATTGGTCGAACGAATCTTAAGTCACCATTCCAAGGTGGCTTCTGGTGGCGAGTTACAAGATTTTGGTGTCGCAGTAAAGCAGGTTACTGGGACGAACAGTCAACGCGTACTCGATACTCCAACTATTGTAAGTGCTTATGAGAGTGACTTAGGTGCGATCGGCAAAACCTATATCGAGCGAACACAATTTTTAAGGCAAGGCAGTGAGCACTTGGTAGACAAGTTGCCCTTTAATTTCTTTTATATTGACCTTATTCGACGTGCATTACCCAATGCGAAGATCATCTGTTTAATGCGAAACCCAATGGATACTTGCGTGGGGAATTTCAGACAACTGTTTTCTATAAATAGCCCGTATTACGCCTATGCGTATGACTTAGATGTAATCGGACAACTCTATCTTGAGTTTAAGCACTGGGTTTCAACTTTTGAGCAGCGATATCCAGACAGCATTCGCTTGCAGACTTACGAAGACCTAGCGCATAACCCTCAGGTAGAGGTGAAAGCGTTGTTAGACTTCTGCAACCTGCCTTGGGAAGAACAGTGTCTCGAGGTAGAAAATAACAATCTGCCCGTTTCTACCGCCAGTAAAGTACAAGTAAGGGAGCCTATTAATACCCGTTCTATTGGCCGGTGGAAACATTACCAAGAACATACGGCATCATTACAAACAGTACTGGGCATCAAGTAG
- a CDS encoding hotdog fold domain-containing protein — protein sequence MSKNYVLNTYNKFIKLPFGKKLFSWYSARRAPYFGTVSPIITDIKPNFCEVHIKKRRAVENHIGTVHVIAICNGLEMAMGFMCEASIPKHLRWIPKGMEVKYPAKADSDIRCVAEVPDDAWKPGDLPISVKAYNASGTVVVEGTITVWVSEKRK from the coding sequence ATGTCAAAAAACTATGTACTCAATACCTACAACAAATTTATTAAGCTGCCTTTTGGCAAAAAGCTGTTTAGTTGGTATTCCGCGCGCCGTGCGCCGTATTTTGGAACCGTATCGCCAATCATTACCGATATTAAGCCCAACTTTTGTGAAGTACACATTAAAAAACGTAGAGCAGTAGAAAATCATATTGGTACTGTTCATGTTATAGCGATATGTAACGGTCTAGAAATGGCGATGGGGTTTATGTGTGAAGCGTCAATTCCTAAGCATTTACGTTGGATCCCGAAAGGAATGGAAGTGAAGTATCCCGCTAAAGCTGATTCTGATATTCGTTGCGTCGCTGAAGTACCGGATGATGCTTGGAAGCCAGGTGATCTCCCTATTTCAGTTAAAGCATACAATGCATCGGGTACTGTGGTAGTTGAAGGCACCATAACCGTATGGGTGAGCGAAAAGCGTAAGTAA
- the maoP gene encoding DUF413 domain-containing protein produces MSVITKEQVTRKPFADKKNYPYGFARSGDFSINEAKMLQTHGSLFAALVDGKITPETDEEQQYLESALGHREPATPQEKAWLKYQARINRPKTASIYGSKRAAAEDVDDDDDISDNSDLDIDLDD; encoded by the coding sequence ATGTCAGTGATCACCAAAGAACAAGTTACAAGAAAGCCCTTTGCAGACAAAAAGAATTATCCTTACGGGTTTGCACGCTCTGGAGACTTTTCGATAAACGAAGCAAAGATGTTGCAAACCCATGGCAGTTTATTTGCCGCACTCGTTGACGGAAAAATAACGCCAGAGACTGATGAGGAGCAACAGTACTTGGAGTCAGCCCTTGGTCATCGCGAGCCAGCAACGCCCCAAGAAAAAGCATGGCTTAAGTATCAAGCGCGCATCAATCGCCCTAAAACAGCCAGTATTTATGGTTCAAAACGAGCGGCAGCAGAAGATGTTGACGATGACGACGATATAAGCGATAACAGTGACCTAGATATCGATCTTGACGATTAA